Proteins encoded together in one Styela clava chromosome 12, kaStyClav1.hap1.2, whole genome shotgun sequence window:
- the LOC120330044 gene encoding cystatin-A-like, with amino-acid sequence MSQLVTLFLISVICATVAECQVGLLPVPGGLSKRRRVKPGDEIMTIAKDLKEETEKMTGKTYPKFVPKSYKTQVVSGYMYYVKVRVGRGKDKFIHIKIHHQPWIRGPQLADVKEDQTNESPIESF; translated from the exons ATGAGTCAACTCGTTACTTTATTTCTAATTTCTGTGATATGTGCAACGGTCGCAGAATGTCAAGTAGGCCTACTACCTGTGCCTGGTGGATTATCGAAAAGAAGAAGGGTAAAGCCAGGCGATGAAATCATGACGATTGCCAAAGAC CTTAAAGAGGAAACAGAGAAGATGACTGGTAAAACATACCCAAAGTTTGTACCCAAATCTTACAAAACCCAAGTCGTCAGTGGATATATGTATTACGTCAAG gtaAGAGTCGGAAGAGGAAAAGATAAATTCATCCATATCAAAATTCATCACCAACCATGGATTCGGGGACCGCAGTTAGCGGATGTTAAAGAAGACCAAACCAACGAATCTCCCATTGAATCGTTCTAA
- the LOC120329892 gene encoding myogenesis-regulating glycosidase-like yields MCLIIAGTVTYLTVKMTKAFPDKRIWALVAFTALTFFVGIITMSVGITLITKSKQAEDEATPMPTPTYSVLYDSSLLQLQYQYKMEKTVLSTHLAQASDGRGPLNYSFVSSEQGTNSESDQTVSLRFSSEENGDAQMTMTLKDLGMEGNVASYEVSWTSEAEWLEPTDCFSMSPYGDGWFGGSEMYYQWWPINRWSKEMSFYLSGDMYSDAQQYGSVLERYWLSTTGAALYVDADVPLHVSTENYRLCFKGSFKNSPYRESATSSEGLPFLKYRVFLSPDARQTHEYVFLKSGLLKRPQQLPDRRMTKSPIWSTWARYKQNVTQDVVLGYANEIEAKGFSNSQLEIDDGYETSYGDYTFDPVKFPDAAGMIEQLHNKGFRVTTWVTTFVNRRSVNYNETQYFVKNGEGDVGNVVWWDGVGALVDYTNPAACDWYVSNLEKVRQRYGVDSFKFDAGEINYLTSIPDYQTHEFLKNPGTYTTDYAACAHRLGDQIEVRASWRNQDLPIFVRMMDKDSNWTPAKGLKTMIPTALTFSLLGYPYILPDMIGGNGYENGFLQQYLPERELYIRWLEMTAFLPAMQFSISPWQYDDEVTELAKQYVEIHETTVYEELTKAFQEYIDGDTGMGAIRPIWWIAPTDKNSYQIDDEFLIGDRYLVAPIVENATRSRDVYLPGPSGFDGQPLMWMDRLREGGEPIKGGVTIKNYAVNLEEISWWELK; encoded by the exons ATGTGCCTGATTATTGCCGGCACTGTGACTTATCTGACTGTGAAAATGACGAAGGCATTTCCGGACAAGAGAATTTGGGCTTTAGTAGCTTTCACTGCATTAACTTTTTTCGTTGGAATAATAACTATGAGTGTGGGAATAACCCTCataacaaaatcaaaacaagcgGAGGACGAAGCTACGCCGATGCCAACTCCAACATATTCAGTCTTGTATGACTCAAGTTTATTGCAG CTTCAGTATCAATACAAAATGGAAAAGACTGTGCTTTCCACCCATTTGGCCCAAGCTTCTGACGGTCGAGGACCCCTGAACTACAGTTTTGTTAGTTCTGAACAAGGGACAAACTCGGAATCAGATCAGACTGTCAGCCTTCGATTCAGCAGTGAAGAAAATGGCGACGCTCAAATGACTATGACCTTGAAAGACCTCGGAATGGAAGGG AACGTTGCTTCCTACGAAGTATCATGGACTAGTGAAGCAGAATGGTTGGAACCAACAGACTGTTTTTCAATGTCACCATACGGAGATGGCTGGTTCGGTGGTTCAGAAATGTATTATCAGTGGTGGCCTATAAACag ATGGTCAAAAGAGATGTCGTTCTACTTATCGGGAGATATGTACTCAGATGCTCAACAATATGGTTCTGTATTGGAACGGTATTGGCTTTCGACAACTGGGGCAGCATTGTATGTTGATGCTGATGTACCTTTGCATGTTAGCACTGAGAATTATAGACTATGTTTCAAGG GTTCATTCAAAAATTCACCGTATAGAGAAAGTGCAACGTCATCAGAAGGATTACCATTTCTGAAATATAGAGTTTTTCTATCACCAGACGCAAGACAGACGCATGAATATGTGTTTTTG AAATCTGGACTCTTGAAACGACCACAACAACTTCCCGATCGACGAATGACTAAATCACCAATCTGGTCTACATGGGCAAGATATAAACAAAATGTCACTCAAGATGTCGTACTTGGATATGCAAATGAAATTGAAGCGAAGGGATTTAGTAATAGCCAGCTTGAAATTGATGACGG ttaCGAAACGAGTTACGGAGACTACACTTTCGACCCAGTGAAGTTTCCAGATGCAGCTGGGATGATAGAACAACTACACAATAAAGGATTTCGAGTCACAACATGGGTGACAACATTTGTTAATAGAAGATCTGTAAATTATAATGAAACgcaatattttgttaaaaatggCGAAGGAGATGTTGGCAACGTTGTTTGGTGGGATGGAGTTGGAGCTCTGGTCGACTATACTAATCCTGCAGCTTGTGATTG GTATGTTTCTAATCTTGAAAAAGTACGTCAAAGATATGGAGTTGATTCTTTTAAATTTGATGCTGGAGAAATAAACTATCTAACATCAATACCTGATTACCAGACGCATGAATTCTTGAAAAATCCTGGAACTTATACAACGGATTACGCAGCATGTGCTCACAg ACTTGGCGATCAGATTGAAGTTAGAGCATCATGGAGAAACCAAGATCTTCCAATATTCGTGCGAATGATGGATAAAGATTCGAACTGGACTCCAGCGAAAGGCTTGAAGACAATGATACCCACGGCTTTAACTTTTAGTTTACTTGGATATCCCTACATTCTACCAGATATGATCGGAG GAAATGGTTATGAAAACGGATTTTTGCAACAATATTTACCGGAACGGGAACTTTACATTCGATGGCTCGAAATGACTGCATTTCTTCCCGCGATGCAATTTTCAATATCACCATGGCAATATGACGACGAg gtgaCTGAGCTCGCAAAGCAATACGTTGAAATACACGAGACGACAGTGTATGAAGAATTAACCAAGGCGTTCCAAGAATACATCGATGGCGATACTGGAATGGGGGCGATAAGACCTATCTGGTGGATTGCACCAACAGATAAAAACAGTTATCAAATCGATGACGAATTTTTGATAGGAGATAGATACCTCGTGGCACCGATTGTGGAGAATGCCACAAGAAGTAGAGACGTTTATTTACCAGGACCATCTGGCTTTGATGGCCAACCACTTATGTGGATGGATAGACTACGAGAGGGTGGAGAACCTATCAAGGGTGGAGTCACAATAAAAAACTACGCAGTAAATTTAGAAGAAATATCTTGGTGGGAACTAAAGTAA